CCCAACAAGGTGAAATGGATGCTTGCCTCAGGCATGGCTGACGAGGAACTCATCTGCCGCATCTGTAGGGACATCCCCGACCGTTACTACCACCGCTGACTCGTCAGTCTTTTTGTATTGGGATGGGGATAAGGACACATGGACGAGGCGAAGATTACCGTGCTTTACGACGAGGGTGCCGTGGAAGGTACTACCTATATCGGAGGCAAGGGTCTTTCCATGCTTATCGAGGTCGATGGGGAGAGGACTCTTTTCGGAACCGGACTCAGACCCCGTTATCTGTCCAACAATCTGTACGTTGCTGATGTGAATCCCGACAGCATCACCCGCGTCGTGGTCTCGCACGGCCATCCCGACCATTGGGCGGGCATCACCGGCCTACTCCGTCAGCGCGACGCACCGCTGAAGCTCTATGCTACTGCCGATGCCTGGGGAGAGAAGAAGTTCCTGGGTGCCACCGGAATCTACATCCCTTCGGAACACAGCGAGAAGGTCCAGAGAGAGGATGTGTCCGGCTGGGTGCAGCTCAGCGAGCATCTGTTCATCTCGCAGCCTATGGCGTTCCACTCCGGAAACGGAAATGAGATTTTCATAGTTCTCAAATCGAGGAACGGACCTGTCCTCATCTCGGGCTGCTGCCACTGCGGTCTCGACCACATCTTCGAGGCGGTGAAGGAGAAGTTCGGAGCATACCCGGTGGCGCTTTTGGGTGGACTCCATCTTCTCGAGCGTAAGGACAAGCTCGCCGATCTCTACGCACAGTACCTGCAGACCGTCGGTTGCAGGAACCTCTACCTCAACCACTGCACGGGCGTCACCGGCATCAACCGTCTGAGGGTCACTCTGGGACTTAAGGGCGTGAACGATTTCTACACCGGACAGTCAATGACCTTCCAAATCTTCTGACCCCCCACCTTAAAGTATGTGAAGGAGATTGTGAACGCATGAGACTAGCGTGGCAGATGAGGACATTGGGCGTCTTCACGATCATGACCCTGTTCCTCATGGGAATCGGTTATCTGGTGGGTTGGTTCTTCAACTATCATTATCTGGGTCTTATCGTAATGCTGGCCATTTCGCTGCTGATAAGCTTCTATTCCTATTGGTTTTCGAAGTCCAGCGCACTCAGGGCCAACAAGGTCCATCTGGTCAACCAGTACGAGGAGCCGCGTCTCTACGAGACCGTACAGCGTGTGGCCGCGAAGGCCGGACTGCCCATGCCTGAGGTAGGCGTGAGCGAATACCCCATGCCCAACGCCTTCGCCACCGGCAGGAATCCCCAGAACGCAGCAGTCGTGGCCACCAGGGGTCTGCTCCAGCTCCTTGATGACGATGAGCTCGAGGGAGTCATCGCCCACGAGATGTCCCACATCAAGAACAGGGACATCCTGGTGATGTCCGTGGCTTCTACGGTCGCATCTGTCCTCACTTTTGCATCCCGCATGGTGTTCTACACCGCCCTGTTCGGAGGCGGCAGGAGGGACGAGAATAACGGAGTCATGCTGGCCATCGGATTAGCAATGATGATCTTCGTACCCATCGCAGCACTCATCATGCAGCTGGCCGTTTCCCGTAACCGTGAGTATCTCGCCGACGAGACCGGAGCGAGGATCACCGGCAGGCCTCTTGCCCTCGCCAATGCCCTCATGAGACTCGAAGGCGGATGTGCCAGACCCAGCAACAACTACAGCGATACCGCCCACGCGGACATGTGGATCTCCAACCCTCTCCGCAACGAAGGCATGTTCAGGAACCTGTTCAGCACCCACCCTTCGACCGAGTCCCGTGTAGAGCGTCTCGAGGCCCTCGCCAGGAAGATGAAGGACAAAGGGGTTCCCGAATACACGCCAGAAGAGGATTCTTCCAGATCAAAACTGAACTTCCAGTGACCCTCAAAAACTCCGAGGGCCACTGGAGGGAAACCTCATTTGACGGGTTCCCATTTTGCTAATTCGTTTACTTTGGACAGGGTGGAGCCTTTCCTTATCTCCGCCCTGGTGCGGGTCTCGCGCTCGTGAACGTCGAGTGCCCTGTTGGCCACTTCGACGGCTTCCTCCTTGGGGACCACGATGAGGCCGCTCTCGTCGCCGATAATCCAGTCGCCGGTGCGTACCCTCTGTCCTCCGATGAGGATCTCCATGCCTATTCCGCCGTAACCCTTTGCCTCTCCTGCGCAGGGGACAGCGGTCCTGGCGAAGGCCGGGAAGTCGAGGTCTATGATATCGTCGATATCCCTGATGGCGCCTTCGATGACCACTCCTTTCACGCCGTTGTTCATTGCGGAATTGGAGGCGAGCTCACCCCATACCGCGATGGGTGCGCCGCCCACGTCTATGACAATAATATCGCCGGGTTTGGCCAGGTCGATGGCCTCAACAGGCTTGGCCCAGTCTCCGTTGCAGGTCTGCACGGTGAGGGCACGGCCGACCATCCTGGTCCCGTGCTTGATGTAGGGGTGGAGTCCGAAAATGACGCCCTGTTTGTGGAACGCATCGGAGATGTTGCAGGTGGATACTTTTGAGAACGCTTCGAAAAGATCATCCTCTGTGTACTTCTTGGCGATGGTCTGATCGACTTTCAGACCTTTCATGGCCTTCTTGATGTCTGCCGCTGCCTTGCGGATGTCGTCGGTCTTGGTGATGCCGCCTCCGACGATGATGTCGTAAGCTCCGGCCTCGACGTAATCCTTCACGGTCTCGGAGGTGATTCCTCCCGCCACTGCGACGGGAACGGAGACCTCGGCGACAATCTTCCTGAGGATCTCCACCGGTGCATCCTCTCCCCTCATCTGGGAATCGATTCCCATGTGGAGGCAGATGTATGCCACACCGAGTTTTTCGATTTCTTTGGCGCGTTTGACCTTGTCTGGCACATTGATCATGTCCACCATGATCTCGGCACCGTACTTCCTTCCGCAGAGCACTGCCTCGGAGATGGTTGCATCGTCGGCGAGACCGAGCACAGTGACGATGTCCGCTCCGGCCTTGGCCATGATCTCCACCTCGAAAGCACCGGTATCCATGGTCTTGGTGTCAGCGATGATCTTGTGTCCGGGGAAGGCCTTCTTGACGGTGCGCACCGCTTCCGCTCCTTCGCTCTTGATGAGGGGCGTACCGACCTCCACCCAGTCAGCGCCGCCCTCGACCGCTTCGGTCGCAATGCCGATGCTGCGTTTGAGCTGCATCATATCGAGTGCGACTTGCAAAACAGGTTCCATGCTGCGGTGAGTTCGTTCTGCAGTATTATGTCTTTCCATGTACCTGGAAGAAAGAATACTGCTCAGCTCGCCCGTCACTCATCAATGATCAGCTCGATAAAACGATCATCATCGCAGCGCTTCCCCATGGGCCTGATGTGATATATCGGTATCCCAACATTTATGACGTACAACCCCATGGTTGCCGTATGGCCCTGATGAAGAAAGAGAAGAACGTGAGGAAGATGCGCGTCCTTTTTGTGGACAGCAAGAACAACCTCTCGTCCCAGCTTGCTGAGTACTTCGTGAACGAACTCTATCCCACCAAGTACGAGGCGTACAGCGCAGGGCCCGAGCACGACATCATCGACTGCGATCTTCTGTCGGTGATGTATCAGCGCGGAATCGATCTCAGGAGCATGGTCTCCAAGGACTTCCAGGACACCAAGCGCCTCCCCGAGGATGCTCAGTTCGATATCATCGTCTGGACCGAGAAGGAGGTCTTCGACGAGCTGCACGAGCAGTCCCCCTGGGCCGGTAAGCAGATCCTTGCGGACATGGGCAAACGCAGCGAGTTCACCGCCACCGACGACTTCGAGCTGGCACAGTGCCTCAACGACCTCGCCGACAAGGTCTGCGCATGGGTCAAGGAGAACATGGCCGACCCCGAGAAACTCAGGTCTCTGGTATCCGCATGATTCCCATCCTGGTTTACGACAAGGACCAATGCGACCCCAAGAAATGCACCGCCAAGCGCATGGAGAAGTTCGGTCTCGCCAAGGAGGTTCCCCTCAACAGGATCCCCCCGGGATGCATAGTGCTCTCTCCTTTCGGGAAGGAAACGCTGAGTCCTGCAGATCTGAAGTATGCGCACAGAGGCATAGTTGTATTGGATCTCACGTGGACACACATCGATGAGATCCCCCACATCCGGGGCGAGAAGGCCCGCAAGTTACCCTATTTCGTCGCTTCCAATCCTGTCAACTGGGGGAAACCCTGGAGACTCAACAGTGCCGAGGCGGTGTTCGCTTCCTTGCTCATCCTGGGCCAGGACGAGCAGGCCGATCTTTTCAGGCCCCGTTTTAACTGGGCGCCGGAGTTCGAGAGGATAAACGCAGAGGTCCTTGAGATGTACCGTTCCGCCAAGGACAGCGCCGACATCGAGCGTCTTCAGAACGAATACATCGAAGCTATCACGGCTCTACGCGAAAAGGAGGACTCATCCCTTCGGGATGAGTGAATACCTTTATTTCGGATGGCCGTATGTATTGAGTTCGCTATGTCGGACGACCTTTTGAAGATGATATGGGAAGCCTTCGGCGACGACCGCCTTACCACGGCGGAGGCTGCCGAGAGGCTCGAGGAGGCCTTCAAATACAGGTGTCCCGACGACCTCGCCAAGACCCTCAACAAGTACAAGAAGGAGGGTCTGGTGAAGGGAAGGATATCCTTCGAAGATGGCGGATGGATCTGGTGGGTGGACGAAGAGTGCCGCTCCAAAGGGGTTTGATACGGATGATGCAGTTTGACGAGAATGATGTTACCGAGGTCTGGAACGAGGTCCTGGCCAAGGATGAGTACCGCAGGATGATACAGGAGATAGCTGACACCTTCCCCGTGATGAGGAGTGTGAACGTCAAGTACAACGACATCGACCTCATCAACACCGATATCGCGACATTCATCCTGGAGGAGCCCGACAAATGTCTGGAATGGGGAGTGAAGGTCATCCAGGCCGCCATGCCGTCAAGCTGGGATCCCAAGAACCTCATCCATCTCAGAATCATCAACCTCCCCCACGATATGAAGGTCGACGTCCGCAAACTAAGGGAGAACCATCTGGGCAAACTCGTCGCCATCGAAGGTCTCGCCAAGAAAGTCTCGTCCGTCAAACCCCGTATGACCCTCGCCAGATTCGTATGTTCCCGCTGCGGTGCCGAGGTATGGGAAACACAGTCCGGAATGTTCCTCCGCGAACCTCTGGCGTGTCCCAACCCCAACGGTACCTGTAACAAACAGGGGAACCGCTTCATCCTCGATAACAAGAGGTGCAAATTCATCGATACCCAGAAGATCGAGATTCAGGAGAATCCCGAGGGACTCCGCGGAGGAGCCCAGCCCGAGAAGATCTCAGGTTATGTGGAAGACGACATCGCCGGTCTCC
The sequence above is a segment of the methanogenic archaeon ISO4-H5 genome. Coding sequences within it:
- a CDS encoding beta-lactamase domain-containing protein yields the protein MDEAKITVLYDEGAVEGTTYIGGKGLSMLIEVDGERTLFGTGLRPRYLSNNLYVADVNPDSITRVVVSHGHPDHWAGITGLLRQRDAPLKLYATADAWGEKKFLGATGIYIPSEHSEKVQREDVSGWVQLSEHLFISQPMAFHSGNGNEIFIVLKSRNGPVLISGCCHCGLDHIFEAVKEKFGAYPVALLGGLHLLERKDKLADLYAQYLQTVGCRNLYLNHCTGVTGINRLRVTLGLKGVNDFYTGQSMTFQIF
- a CDS encoding bifunctional hexulose-6-phosphate synthase/ribonuclease regulator — translated: MEPVLQVALDMMQLKRSIGIATEAVEGGADWVEVGTPLIKSEGAEAVRTVKKAFPGHKIIADTKTMDTGAFEVEIMAKAGADIVTVLGLADDATISEAVLCGRKYGAEIMVDMINVPDKVKRAKEIEKLGVAYICLHMGIDSQMRGEDAPVEILRKIVAEVSVPVAVAGGITSETVKDYVEAGAYDIIVGGGITKTDDIRKAAADIKKAMKGLKVDQTIAKKYTEDDLFEAFSKVSTCNISDAFHKQGVIFGLHPYIKHGTRMVGRALTVQTCNGDWAKPVEAIDLAKPGDIIVIDVGGAPIAVWGELASNSAMNNGVKGVVIEGAIRDIDDIIDLDFPAFARTAVPCAGEAKGYGGIGMEILIGGQRVRTGDWIIGDESGLIVVPKEEAVEVANRALDVHERETRTRAEIRKGSTLSKVNELAKWEPVK
- a CDS encoding peptidase M48 family (4 TMHs); translation: MRLAWQMRTLGVFTIMTLFLMGIGYLVGWFFNYHYLGLIVMLAISLLISFYSYWFSKSSALRANKVHLVNQYEEPRLYETVQRVAAKAGLPMPEVGVSEYPMPNAFATGRNPQNAAVVATRGLLQLLDDDELEGVIAHEMSHIKNRDILVMSVASTVASVLTFASRMVFYTALFGGGRRDENNGVMLAIGLAMMIFVPIAALIMQLAVSRNREYLADETGARITGRPLALANALMRLEGGCARPSNNYSDTAHADMWISNPLRNEGMFRNLFSTHPSTESRVERLEALARKMKDKGVPEYTPEEDSSRSKLNFQ
- a CDS encoding arsenate reductase, whose product is MALMKKEKNVRKMRVLFVDSKNNLSSQLAEYFVNELYPTKYEAYSAGPEHDIIDCDLLSVMYQRGIDLRSMVSKDFQDTKRLPEDAQFDIIVWTEKEVFDELHEQSPWAGKQILADMGKRSEFTATDDFELAQCLNDLADKVCAWVKENMADPEKLRSLVSA